One Borreliella chilensis genomic region harbors:
- a CDS encoding membrane protein → MKKSIIIFTMLAFLFSCTNKTNVDNLNNDLDEESQKLQSKPNLVDDDRIEFSKTTDLEKLISKLNLNDTEKEALTFLTNSLKEKLMDENIGINFKKTGGDESKIEETIHQFLSDLKENEIKEMLAKIKENKDKKEQNPNNAQELDTYKSILASGFDGMFEKIDSKNTFENLKIVE, encoded by the coding sequence TTGAAAAAAAGTATTATTATATTTACCATGTTGGCATTTCTATTTAGCTGTACAAATAAAACTAATGTTGACAATCTAAATAATGATCTGGATGAAGAATCTCAAAAATTACAATCTAAACCAAATCTAGTTGATGATGATAGAATTGAATTTAGCAAAACAACAGATTTAGAAAAGTTAATCAGCAAATTAAATTTAAATGACACTGAAAAAGAAGCACTAACCTTTCTAACAAACTCGTTAAAAGAAAAATTAATGGACGAAAATATCGGCATAAATTTCAAAAAAACTGGTGGAGATGAGAGTAAAATAGAAGAGACTATACATCAATTCTTATCGGATTTAAAAGAAAATGAAATAAAAGAAATGCTTGCAAAAATTAAGGAAAACAAAGATAAAAAAGAACAAAATCCTAATAATGCTCAAGAGCTAGATACTTACAAAAGTATACTTGCTAGCGGATTTGATGGGATGTTTGAAAAAATAGACTCAAAAAATACATTTGAAAATCTTAAAATAGTCGAATAA
- a CDS encoding chpAI protein has protein sequence MKNILLFVILLLFSCKEFNYPEIRERSSNSSNDALNGDLKRSLVDSLNDDQKEALFFLKQVVLDSNPDKFNQIFTLGEDRAKEMLATVVKCLQAKRKAKITLEGSNDANVANAKQQLLQVEKVYIENLRQSFITSKSIEEACNRVKNYDVSASF, from the coding sequence ATGAAAAATATTTTATTATTTGTTATTTTATTGCTCTTCTCTTGTAAAGAATTTAATTATCCTGAGATTAGGGAAAGGTCTTCAAACTCTTCTAATGATGCATTAAATGGTGACCTTAAAAGGTCTTTAGTAGACTCTTTAAATGATGACCAAAAGGAAGCTTTGTTTTTTCTTAAACAAGTGGTTCTTGATAGCAATCCGGATAAGTTTAATCAAATTTTCACTTTAGGTGAAGATAGAGCTAAAGAAATGCTTGCTACTGTTGTTAAGTGTTTGCAAGCTAAAAGAAAGGCCAAAATAACTCTTGAGGGTTCAAATGATGCGAATGTTGCTAATGCTAAACAGCAGTTGTTACAAGTTGAAAAAGTTTACATAGAAAATTTGAGACAATCCTTTATTACTAGTAAAAGCATTGAAGAGGCTTGTAATCGCGTGAAGAATTATGATGTGTCTGCTTCTTTTTAA
- a CDS encoding holin, with protein sequence MDTILIFLSTIDNTKLIILGGFSVLAIMPMISAIKPQFRESLKSFVKKLLKKTNKKETK encoded by the coding sequence ATGGATACAATACTTATTTTTTTGTCAACAATTGACAATACAAAACTAATTATATTAGGGGGATTTAGCGTGTTGGCAATAATGCCAATGATTTCAGCAATAAAGCCGCAGTTTAGAGAAAGTTTAAAATCTTTTGTAAAAAAACTCCTTAAAAAAACAAATAAAAAGGAAACAAAATGA
- a CDS encoding cell surface protein has protein sequence MKRYLLGIGLILALIACKQNVSSLDDKNSVSVSLPGEIKVLVSKEKDKDGKYSLMSIIDKIELKGTSDKNNGSGILEGVKSDKSQVKLTVSNDLAQTTLEIFQEDGKTFMSRKVNSKDKSSIEEKFNAKGELSEKIMVRANGTRLEHTEIKSDGTGKAKEILKDFTLEGTLAANKTTLKVEESSVTLIKHIEKSGEIKVELKDTAGQKSGNWDAASRALTIIVNNKYISQLVFTKQDTITYQKYDTAGTKLEGTAVEIKTLAELKNTLK, from the coding sequence ATGAAAAGATATTTATTGGGAATAGGTCTAATATTAGCCTTAATAGCATGTAAGCAAAATGTTAGCAGCCTAGATGATAAAAACAGCGTTTCAGTAAGTTTGCCTGGTGAAATCAAGGTTCTTGTAAGCAAAGAAAAAGACAAAGATGGCAAATACAGCCTAATGTCAATAATAGACAAAATTGAGCTAAAAGGAACTTCTGACAAAAATAATGGATCTGGAATACTTGAGGGTGTAAAATCTGACAAAAGTCAAGTAAAATTAACAGTTTCTAATGATCTAGCTCAAACTACACTTGAAATTTTCCAAGAAGATGGCAAAACATTTATGTCAAGAAAAGTAAATTCTAAAGACAAATCATCAATCGAAGAAAAATTTAACGCAAAAGGCGAATTATCCGAAAAAATAATGGTAAGAGCAAACGGTACCAGACTTGAACACACAGAAATAAAAAGCGATGGAACCGGAAAAGCTAAAGAAATTTTAAAAGACTTTACTCTTGAAGGAACTCTAGCTGCTAACAAAACAACATTAAAAGTTGAAGAATCAAGTGTTACTTTAATTAAGCACATTGAAAAATCTGGAGAAATAAAAGTAGAGCTTAAGGACACTGCTGGTCAAAAATCTGGGAATTGGGATGCAGCTAGTAGAGCTTTAACAATTATTGTTAACAACAAATACATTTCACAACTTGTATTTACAAAACAAGATACAATAACTTACCAGAAATACGACACAGCCGGCACCAAACTTGAAGGTACAGCAGTTGAAATCAAAACTCTTGCTGAACTTAAAAACACTTTAAAATAA
- a CDS encoding cell surface protein — MKKYLLGFALAITLIACAQKGADPKNTSTQEYNDQEIIDTSNKGDVTTLPLTTEDSVPLFNGTEIFISKEKNQAGKHTLRAIVDNVVLKGTSDKNTGAGQLEGFKADKSKTTILISDDLNTITIEEYNVSDKKISSKVLIKHGSITEENYKANKLDSKKLTRANETTLEYLEMTDADNAQRALETLKNGIKLEGNLVGGKTSLTIKEGSVTLTKEIEKDGKVKMFLKDTASSNNKTGVWQEATGTLTISADSKKTKNIVFLTDGTITVQKYDAAGSVLEGNPIVIKDLTELKNTLK; from the coding sequence ATGAAAAAATATTTACTAGGATTTGCCTTGGCAATAACTTTAATAGCATGTGCACAAAAAGGCGCTGATCCAAAAAATACTTCTACTCAAGAATATAATGATCAAGAAATTATAGACACCAGCAACAAGGGTGATGTAACAACTTTGCCTTTGACAACAGAAGACTCAGTACCTTTATTTAATGGCACTGAAATTTTCATAAGTAAAGAAAAAAATCAGGCTGGTAAACATACTTTAAGAGCAATAGTTGACAATGTTGTACTTAAAGGGACTTCTGACAAAAATACTGGCGCTGGACAACTTGAAGGTTTTAAAGCTGATAAAAGTAAAACAACAATATTAATTTCTGATGATCTAAATACAATAACCATAGAAGAATATAATGTAAGTGACAAAAAAATCTCAAGCAAAGTTCTTATAAAACATGGGTCAATAACAGAAGAAAATTACAAAGCTAATAAACTAGACTCAAAAAAATTAACAAGAGCAAACGAAACTACCCTTGAATATTTAGAAATGACAGATGCTGACAATGCTCAAAGAGCATTAGAAACTCTAAAAAATGGAATTAAGCTTGAAGGAAACCTTGTAGGTGGAAAAACTAGTTTAACAATAAAAGAAGGTAGCGTTACCTTAACAAAAGAAATTGAAAAAGATGGAAAAGTAAAAATGTTTTTGAAGGATACTGCAAGTTCTAATAATAAAACAGGGGTATGGCAAGAAGCTACTGGTACTTTAACAATTAGTGCTGATAGCAAAAAAACTAAAAATATTGTGTTCTTAACAGATGGTACAATTACTGTACAAAAATATGACGCAGCAGGTTCTGTCCTTGAAGGCAACCCAATTGTAATTAAAGATCTTACAGAACTTAAAAACACTTTAAAATAA
- a CDS encoding peptide transporter translates to MKTSKQKSLNTTKKGKKTTKNFQHNLIVLISTLNFINSNFKKYTQKNILYFLNKNLERNKQKPIKLKTLQNYLYILEKKIKVTLNYCKHLGKNSGSETYYKLKYEKTKCYSAINKHFKEKTNNEINEFTQRINKFNQINSSVKWECINNTNNIYKYKEYRNIHKNFEKTTTDMLKKYLSKCNFKTEIPSIIMDLKTTHETKIYHLRNLKHIENDLKETDPKDIEKHLISEIKANVNNPGYLCKFFKNNGYKKVISKIKKTNNKYKNKKEILKRILKEKVKELENEQYKKEDLEKFFNKTYEIYKIKPHFIIEYKKYPDLDKLIKKARTEASKIQDKMIKLKSIKNNIFSILLEQLRHKVDCDKLIPTLKKFIENEPDLKYSKVFDNSYYNNLIKIVG, encoded by the coding sequence TTGAAAACATCAAAGCAAAAATCACTAAACACTACAAAAAAAGGAAAAAAAACTACAAAGAACTTCCAACATAACTTGATTGTATTAATCTCTACCCTCAACTTTATAAACTCAAACTTTAAAAAATATACACAAAAAAACATACTTTATTTTTTAAATAAAAACCTTGAAAGAAATAAACAAAAACCCATAAAACTAAAAACACTACAAAACTATTTATACATACTAGAGAAAAAAATTAAAGTCACACTAAACTACTGTAAACATTTGGGTAAAAATTCTGGAAGTGAAACTTATTATAAACTTAAATACGAAAAAACAAAATGCTATTCAGCAATTAACAAACATTTTAAGGAAAAAACAAACAACGAAATCAATGAATTTACGCAAAGAATAAACAAGTTTAATCAAATAAATAGCAGTGTTAAATGGGAGTGTATTAATAATACTAATAATATATATAAATATAAAGAATATAGAAATATACACAAAAATTTCGAAAAAACAACAACAGACATGCTAAAAAAATATTTAAGCAAATGTAACTTCAAAACAGAGATTCCATCAATAATAATGGATTTAAAAACAACACACGAAACAAAAATATACCATTTGAGAAATTTAAAACACATTGAAAATGATCTTAAAGAAACAGATCCTAAGGATATTGAAAAGCATCTAATAAGTGAAATAAAAGCAAATGTGAACAATCCAGGATACTTGTGTAAGTTTTTTAAGAACAATGGTTACAAAAAAGTAATCAGCAAAATAAAAAAAACAAACAATAAATACAAAAACAAAAAAGAAATTTTAAAAAGAATACTCAAAGAGAAAGTAAAAGAATTGGAAAATGAGCAATATAAAAAAGAAGATCTTGAGAAGTTTTTCAACAAAACATACGAAATTTACAAAATAAAACCCCATTTCATAATAGAATATAAAAAATATCCAGACTTGGATAAATTGATTAAAAAGGCAAGAACAGAAGCTTCTAAAATTCAAGACAAAATGATAAAGCTCAAAAGTATAAAAAACAACATTTTTAGTATATTATTAGAACAGTTGAGGCATAAAGTAGATTGCGATAAACTAATTCCTACTTTAAAGAAATTCATTGAGAATGAGCCTGATCTTAAATATAGCAAGGTATTTGATAATTCCTACTATAATAATTTGATTAAAATAGTGGGCTAA
- a CDS encoding partition protein, with translation MTALLERLKQKQKELKLNLDDKSKFKKEKKTNVFSKIEEVKGRKIYHTKIFNDFYTFGISKNEPTKFFISLRGIFNIEDISMFHLFSLREDDEFIGIYYGIRKLDKAFIVKNFNKKETYTLRKCEYIEFKFKKGSVFCYLNGLHILLKKDKINSSYYNTLLNIILELETELYIFYNKKLSKGGIIPEWIKKRQK, from the coding sequence ATGACGGCTTTACTTGAACGATTAAAGCAAAAACAAAAAGAGTTAAAATTAAACTTAGATGATAAATCAAAATTCAAGAAAGAAAAAAAGACCAATGTCTTTTCTAAGATTGAGGAGGTTAAAGGTAGAAAAATATATCATACTAAAATATTCAACGACTTTTATACATTTGGAATAAGCAAAAATGAACCCACGAAATTCTTCATTTCTCTAAGAGGAATCTTTAATATAGAAGACATAAGTATGTTTCATTTGTTCTCCTTAAGAGAAGATGATGAATTTATAGGAATTTATTACGGGATAAGAAAACTTGATAAAGCTTTCATTGTAAAGAATTTTAACAAAAAAGAGACTTATACACTGAGAAAATGTGAATATATCGAATTTAAGTTCAAAAAAGGCTCTGTTTTTTGCTATTTAAATGGTCTTCACATTTTACTTAAGAAGGATAAGATTAATAGCTCCTATTACAATACACTTTTAAATATTATTCTGGAATTAGAAACGGAACTCTACATTTTTTATAACAAAAAATTATCAAAAGGGGGGATTATTCCGGAATGGATAAAAAAGAGACAAAAGTAA
- a CDS encoding chromosome partitioning protein ParA: protein MDKKETKVITVASIKGGVGKSTTSLIFATLLSIKSKVLLIDIDTQASTTSYFFNKIKDYSVDLINRNIYEVLISNLHIDNSLIEINKNLDLIPSYLTLHKFNSESIPYKEFKLKEQLKLLSNHYDYIILDTNPSLDFTLTNALVCSNYIIIPITAEKWAVESLDLFTFFMNKLLLTLPVYLINTKFKKNNTHKELLKILEKNSNFLGTISEREDLNRRIAKNDGFDLTKDYIIEYKNTLKAFLNKSGYVH from the coding sequence ATGGATAAAAAAGAGACAAAAGTAATAACAGTAGCAAGTATAAAAGGTGGTGTTGGAAAGAGTACAACAAGTTTAATTTTTGCCACATTACTTTCGATCAAATCTAAAGTTCTTTTAATAGATATTGATACGCAAGCTTCAACAACAAGTTATTTTTTTAATAAAATTAAGGATTATAGTGTAGACCTAATAAACAGAAATATATATGAGGTATTAATATCAAATTTACATATAGACAATTCATTGATAGAGATTAACAAAAATTTAGATTTAATTCCAAGCTATTTAACATTACACAAATTTAATTCAGAATCTATTCCATATAAAGAATTTAAATTAAAAGAGCAGCTAAAGTTGCTTAGCAATCATTATGATTATATAATACTTGATACAAATCCCAGTTTAGATTTTACGTTAACAAATGCTCTTGTATGCAGTAATTATATAATAATACCAATAACAGCAGAAAAATGGGCAGTTGAAAGTTTAGATTTGTTTACTTTTTTTATGAACAAGTTGCTATTAACTTTACCAGTATATTTAATCAATACTAAATTTAAAAAAAACAATACTCATAAAGAACTTTTAAAGATTTTAGAGAAAAATAGTAATTTTTTAGGAACAATATCTGAGAGAGAGGATTTGAATAGAAGAATAGCTAAAAACGACGGATTCGATTTGACAAAGGATTACATAATAGAGTACAAAAACACGCTTAAAGCCTTTTTGAATAAATCAGGTTACGTACACTAA
- a CDS encoding permease: MDIKINKRNLSDSVREEEQVLVHYNKLKEKLNINFQKEIFCKLEAMKVLKEIKDKEYYKLDNYSSFDDFAKDYRLARTQTYKYLKIATAIEEGLIEEKYVVKNGINETICLLKTKEGPNLRKSNQNPIKPLRFQLKKEESYSFYKKNAKLTSFLLEKIFFEEKDFLLKIIEEFKNSKCKQK; this comes from the coding sequence GTGGATATAAAGATAAATAAAAGAAATTTATCTGATAGTGTTAGAGAAGAAGAACAAGTGCTTGTTCATTATAATAAGCTTAAAGAAAAATTAAATATCAATTTCCAAAAAGAAATTTTTTGTAAATTAGAGGCAATGAAAGTTTTAAAAGAAATTAAAGATAAAGAATATTACAAGTTGGACAACTATTCTAGTTTTGATGATTTTGCAAAAGATTATAGGCTTGCAAGAACTCAAACTTATAAGTATCTTAAAATTGCAACAGCAATAGAAGAGGGATTGATTGAAGAAAAATATGTGGTTAAAAATGGAATCAATGAGACAATCTGTTTGCTTAAAACAAAAGAGGGTCCAAATTTAAGAAAATCCAACCAAAATCCAATAAAACCACTAAGATTTCAGCTTAAGAAAGAAGAATCTTATTCTTTTTATAAAAAAAATGCCAAGCTTACGAGTTTTCTTTTGGAAAAAATTTTTTTTGAGGAAAAAGATTTTTTATTAAAAATCATTGAAGAATTTAAAAATTCAAAGTGTAAACAAAAATGA